GACTCCGGCGGCATTCAGGAAGAGACCACCGCGCTCGGCGTGCCCTGCGTCACCATCCGCGAGAACACCGAGCGCCCGATCACCGTCGAGCAGGGCACCAACACCCTGGTCGGCATCGACCCGCGCGCCATCGTCGCCGCCGCCCACGCGGTGCTCGACACCGGCGGCAAGGCCGGCCGCATCCCCGAGTACTGGGACGGCCGCTGTGCCGAGCGCATCGCCGAACATCTGCACCGCTGGCTGCTCGATGCCGAGGGCGGCCCGCCGGCCGGGAGCTGACATGTCCGCGCGCATCACCAACGCCTTTACCTGCGACGTCGAGGACTACTTCCAGGTCTCCGCGCTCGCGCCGCATTTCCCGCGCGAGCAGTGGGACAGCGTGCCATGCCGGGTCGAGCGCAACGTGGAGCGCGTGCTCGAGCTCCTCGACGGCCACGGTGCGCGCGGCACCTTCTTCACCCTGGGCTGGATCGCCGAGCGCTTCCCGCAACTCGTCCGGCGCATCGCCGATGCCGGTCACGAGGTCGCCAGCCATGGCTATGGTCACCAGCGCGCCAGCGAGCTGTCGCCTGGCTCGTTCTCGGCCGACATCCGGCTCGCCAAGGCGATCCTCGAGGACATCACCGGCAAGGCCGTCACCGGCTACCGCGCGCCCAGCTTCTCGATCGGCAAGGCCAACCTGTGGGCGCACGACTGCATCGCCGACGCGGGCTATCGCTACAGCTCCAGCGTCTACCCGGTCAAGCACGACCACTACGGCATCCCGGACGCGCCACGCTTCCCGTGGCGCCTGCCCAACGGCCTGGTCGAGGTGCCGATCACCACGCTCAGCATGCTCGGCCGCAACTGGCCCGCCGGCGGCGGCGGCTTCTTCCGGCTGCTGCCCTATGCGCTGTCGCGCTGGCAGATCGCGCGCGTGAACGCCGCCGACCAGCGCCCGGCGATCTTCTACTTCCACCCGTGGGAAATTGATCCGGATCAACCGCGCGTGACCGATGCCACGGCCAAAACCCGGTTCAGGCACTACATTAACCTCAAGCGCACCGAGGCCCGTCTGGATCGGCTGCTTTCTGATTTCGCCTGGGGGCGCGCCGACGATGTCTTTCGCGACGCCGCCTGAACACATCGAGACTGGATGGAACGCATGGACCGCCTGCCGATTCACGTCAGCCTGCTCACGTACCCGCAACGCGAGCGGTGGGACGCGTTCGTCCAGCGCTGCCCGCAGGCCACCTTCTTTCACCTCTCGGCCTGGCAGGACATCCTCGAGGAAGTCTTCGATCATCGCACCTTCTACCTCTACGCCGAGCGCGCGGGCGACATCGTCGCCGTGCTGCCGCTGGCCGAGGTCCGCAGCCGGCTCTTCGGCCATGCGCTGACCTCGCTGCCCTTCTGCGTCTATGGCGGCATCGCCGCCGACGTCGACGCCGGCCCCGAGGTGCTGCACGAGCTCGAAGCCAAGGCCGAGACCCTGGCCCGCGCCCTCGGTGTCGGCCACCTCGAGTACCGCAACGTCCAGCTTCGCCACCAGGACTGGCCGCGCCAGGAGCTCTACGTCACCTTCCGCAAGGAGATCCTGCCCGAGGTCGAGGCCAACATGCTCGCCATCCCGCGCAAGCAGCGCGCCATGGTGCGCAAGGGCATCAAGAACGGCCTGATCGGCGAGATCGACGCCGATGTCGACCGCTTCTTCGCCCTCTACGCCGATAACGTGCTGCGTCACGGCACGCCGGCGCTGTCGAAGAAGTTCTTCCAGCGTCTCAAGGACAGCTTCGGCGACGCCTGCGAAGTGCTCACCGTCACCTCGCCCGAGGGCAAGCCGCTCTCCAGCGTGCTCAGCTTCTACTTCCGCGACGAGGTGCTGCCGTACTACGCCGGCGACGACGTGGCCGCGCGCGACCTCGCCGCCAACGACTTCAAGTACTGGGAGCTCATGCGGCGCGCCTGCGAGCGCGGCTGCAGGGTCTTCGACTACGGCCGCAGCAAGGTCGGCACCGGTCCCTACAGCTTCAAGAAGAACTGGGGCTTCGAGCCGCAGCCGCTGTCCTACGAGTACCGCCTCTACAAGCGCGACAGCGTGCCGCAGAACAACCCGATGAACCCCAAGTACCGCGCCTTCATCGCGATCTGGAAGCGCCTGCCCATCGGCGTCGCCAACCGGCTGGGGCCGCATATCGTGCGCAATCTCGGGTAGGCGATACAGCCCGGCTACGCTAGAGCGGACTTGCCCGCGAGCAGCAGGCAGTCCAGCCCCAACGCCCACCCATTCGGGGGCAATCCCGCTCCCATAGTCCGGCCATGTCAGCATCCAGAAGCTTTTCTTCCATCGTGCTCGCACTTACGCTCACCTTTTTGTGGGTTGTGGGCTGGTACTGGCACACAGCGACCGAGGTTGCGGGTATCTGGTGGCGATCCGATACATTCGCCCATGGCCTCGTAGTCTTGCCGGCCTTCGCGTGGCTGGTTTGGCGTGCTCGCGACCGGGTGGGAGAACTTCAGCCACAGCCAGTTGGTTGGATGGCGCTTGCGGTGCTGGTCGCCGGTTTGCTCTGGCTGCTTGGTGGCATGGTCAGCGTGGCTGCAGCACAGCACCTCGCGTTGTTTGCGATGTTGGTGTCGGCGTTTGTCGGCGTGCTCGGCTGGCGCCTGAGTCGTGTGCTGCTCTTTCCGATGCTGTTTCTCTTTTTCGGCGTACCCATCGGCGACTTCATGCTGCCGACGCTCATGCACTACACCGCAGAGTTCACCGTTTGGGCGCTGCGCATGTCGGGCGTGCCGGTGTACCAGGAAGGACTGCATTTCATCGTGCCGAACGGTCGATGGTCGGTGGTCGAGGCCTGCAGCGGCGTGCGTTATCTCATCGCGTCTCTGTTCGTCGGCGCGCTATACGCCTACCTCAACTACACGAGTCTCAAACGTCGGCTGCTCTTCATGGTGGTGGCATTTGTCATGCCAATCCTGGCCAACTGGGTTCGTGCCTATTTCATCGTGATGCTCGGGTACCTCTCGGGCAACAAGATTGCGGTCGGGGTTGACCACATCCTTTATGGTTGGGTCTTCTTCGGAATCGTCATCTTCTTGATGTTCTGGATCGGCAGTCGTTGGCACGAGGCGCCCACTTCGAGTGCCGCGCACACGGTTGCAGGGCTGCGTCCGGACTCGGGGCAAGCAAACTGGTTCGCTGCGCTGATCATTGCGCTCGCTGTGGCAGTGTTCCCGCCCGCGCTCAAGGTGTTGGACGCCCCGATTCCCGAGTTTCCCGTTACGCTTTCGGCCCCAGCGCCTGCAGTGGGCTGGTTGGCTCCTGCACCCCAGCGCTTCGATTATCGACCTGTTTATCGTGGGGCACGTGCCGAGGCGGGCGAGACGTACGTCGCTGAGGGGGGCCTTGATCCGGTGGGGTTCCATGCTGCGTGGTACCTCGGGCAGCGCGAGGGGAGCGAGATGATCGCTTGGGGCAATGGGCCCGCCTCGTCAGCGGTCCACGGAGTCAGTCTGGTGCGCACTGCGCGTACGCTTGTTTTTGCAGATCGCCCCGTTCGGGAGAACTTGGTGAGCACAGAGCAGGGGAGGGTCCTCACCTGGCACTGGTACCGCATCAATGGACGGGCAGTTGTCGGGGATGTCGAGGCAAAGCTGCGTCTCGCCTTTGATCGCCTGCTCGGGCTGTCGGACGAGTCCGCGGTTGTCATCGTATCCACCCCGGTGAATGCGGACGAAGATTCAGCGCGGGAGCGGCTGAAGGCCTTCCTTGAGCGGCACGGCGAAGCGATCGAGCAGGCGGTGCAGGCACCGGCTCGGCAGATCCCCCAATGAATCAGTCGTTTCCCGTTTCCTCGGGCGACCGCCGACCGCTCATCCTGCATGTGCTTTTCAGCTTCGACGTGGGTGGTCTGGAAAACGGCGTTGTGAACCTGATCAACCACATGTCCGCCGAGCGTTTCCGCCACGTCGTGGTCGCGCTTGCAAACTGCGCGCCCGCCTTCTGCGAGCGGGTGCGGCGCACCGATGTGCGCTTCATCTCGCTGCACAAGCCGCCCGGCCATGGCATCAAGCTCTACCCGCGCCTGTATCGCCTGTTTCGCGAGCTGCGCCCGGCCATCGTGCACACGCGCAACCTCGCGGCGCTGGAATTCACCGTGCCGGCGCGCTTCGCCGGCGTGCCCGCGCGCGTCCATGGCGAGCACGGCTGGGACACCTCCGACCCGGGCGGCACCTTGCGCAAGTACCAACTCCTGCGCCGCGTCTACAGCCCCTTCGTCAGCCGCTACGTCGCCCTCTCGGGCCAGATCGAGTCCTACCTCACCGACCGCGTGGGCATCGCCCGTAGCCGCGTCGAGCGCATCTGCAACGGCGTCGACACCCTGCGCTTCCGGCCCGCCGTGGTGCGCGAGCGGCTGCCTGGCAGCCCATTTACCGACCCCTCGGCTGTCCTCGTCGGCACCGTGGGCCGGCTGCAGACGGTCAAGGACCAGGTCAATCTGGTGCGCGCGGTCGCGATCGCGCGCGCGCGCGGCGAGGGTGGCCAGGCCTTGCGCCTGGTCATCGCCGGCGACGGCCCGCAGCGCGGCGAGGTCGAGGCCGAGATCCGCGCCACCGGCATCGGCGACATCACCTGGCTCGCCGGCGAGCGCAGCGACGTGCCCGCGGTCATGCGCGCGCTCGACGTCTTTGCCCTCCCGTCGCGCGCCGAGGGCATCTCCAACACCATCCTCGAAGCCATGGCCAGCGGCCTGCCGGTGCTCGCCACCGAGGTCGGCGGTAACGCCGAGCTCGTCGCTGCCGGCACCACCGGCCAGCTCGTCCCGGCGCAGGACCCGGACGCGATGGCGCAGGCATTACTGCGCTACACTTCGGATGCTGCGTTGCGGCATAACCATGGCGCCGCCGGCCGCCGGCGGGTCGAGCAGAACTTCAGCATCGACAACATGGTGACGCGTTACACCAGTCTCTACGAACAGTTGCTGCGCCCAACCGGCGCCCGATAAAGAGGACCTCCGATCATGTGCGGCATTGCCGGCCTCTTCGACACCCGCGGCAAGCGCGACTTCGACCGCGCCCTCATGCAGCGCATGAACGACGTCCAGCACCATCGCGGCCCGGACGAAGGCGGCTATCACTTCGAGCCGGGCGTTGCGCTTGCCCATCGGCGCCTGTCGATCATCGACCTCGCCACCGGCCAGCAGCCGCTGTTCAACGAGGACGGCTCGGTGGCGGTCGTCTTCAACGGCGAGATCTACAACTTCCAGGAACTCGTCCCCGAGCTCGAGGCCCTGGGCCACGTCTTCCACACCCGCAGCGATACCGAGGTCATCGTCCACGCCTGGGAGGCCTGGGGCGAGGACTGCGTGCAGCGCTTCCGCGGCATGTTCGCGTTCGCGCTGCACGACCGCAATCGCGACACCTTCTTCATGGCGCGCGACCGCCTCGCGGTCAAGCCGATGTTCTATGCGCTGCTGGCCGACGGCACGCTCGCCTTCGGCTCCGAGCTCAAGGTGCTGATGCAGCACCCCGATCTGGACCGCCGCATCGACCCGCTCGGCGTCGAGGAGTACTTCGCCCTCGGCTACGTCGCCGAGCCGCGCACCATCTTCCTCGGCGCGAAGAAGCTCGGCCCCGGCGAGTCGCTCTGCATCCGCCGCGGCCAGCCCATCCCCGAGCCCAGGCAGTACTGGGACGTGCGCTTCACCCTCGACAACCACATCAGCCTCGAGGAAGCCACCGCCGAGCTCACCGATCGCCTGCGCGAATCCGTGCGTCTGCGCATGATCGCCGAGGTGCCGCTGGGCGCCTTCCTGTCGGGCGGGGTGGATTCCAGCGCGGTCGTCGCCACCATGGCGGGGCTCTCGAGCGAGCCGGTCAACACCTGCTCCATCGCCTTCGACGACCCCAAGTTCAACGAATCCGAGTTCGCCCAGAAGGTCGCCGACCGCTACAAGACCAACCACTTCGTCGAAACGGTCAAATCCGACGACTTCGACCTCATCGACACGCTGGCCGCGCTCTACGACGAGCCCTACGCCGACAGCTCCGCCATCCCCACCTACCGCGTGTGCCAGCTCGCGCGCAAGCGCGTCACCGTGGCCTTGTCGGGCGACGGCGGCGACGAGAGCTTCGGCGGCTACCGCCGCTACCGCATGCATCTGATGGAAGAGAAAATGCGCGCCGCGCTGCCGATGGGCGTGCGCAAGCCCGTCTTCGGCCTGCTCGGCCGCGTCTACCCCAAGGCCGACTGGGCGCCGCGCGTGTTCCGCGCCAAGACCACCTTCCAGGCCATGGCGCGCGACGCCACCGAGGCCTACTTCCACAGCGTCTCCATCCTGCGCGGCGACATGCGCGAGAAGCTGTTCAGCCCCAACTTCCGCAATGAACTCGGCGGCTACGACGCGCTCGAGGTCTTCCGCCGCCACGCCGCCGCCGCGAACACCGACGACCCGCTTGCGCTCATCCAGTACCTCGACCTCAAGACCTACCTGGTCGGCGACATCAACACCAAGGTCGACCGCGCCAGCATGGCCCACT
This region of Thauera sp. JM12B12 genomic DNA includes:
- a CDS encoding XrtA system polysaccharide deacetylase, translated to MSARITNAFTCDVEDYFQVSALAPHFPREQWDSVPCRVERNVERVLELLDGHGARGTFFTLGWIAERFPQLVRRIADAGHEVASHGYGHQRASELSPGSFSADIRLAKAILEDITGKAVTGYRAPSFSIGKANLWAHDCIADAGYRYSSSVYPVKHDHYGIPDAPRFPWRLPNGLVEVPITTLSMLGRNWPAGGGGFFRLLPYALSRWQIARVNAADQRPAIFYFHPWEIDPDQPRVTDATAKTRFRHYINLKRTEARLDRLLSDFAWGRADDVFRDAA
- a CDS encoding FemAB family XrtA/PEP-CTERM system-associated protein, whose amino-acid sequence is MDRLPIHVSLLTYPQRERWDAFVQRCPQATFFHLSAWQDILEEVFDHRTFYLYAERAGDIVAVLPLAEVRSRLFGHALTSLPFCVYGGIAADVDAGPEVLHELEAKAETLARALGVGHLEYRNVQLRHQDWPRQELYVTFRKEILPEVEANMLAIPRKQRAMVRKGIKNGLIGEIDADVDRFFALYADNVLRHGTPALSKKFFQRLKDSFGDACEVLTVTSPEGKPLSSVLSFYFRDEVLPYYAGDDVAARDLAANDFKYWELMRRACERGCRVFDYGRSKVGTGPYSFKKNWGFEPQPLSYEYRLYKRDSVPQNNPMNPKYRAFIAIWKRLPIGVANRLGPHIVRNLG
- the xrtA gene encoding exosortase A; the encoded protein is MSASRSFSSIVLALTLTFLWVVGWYWHTATEVAGIWWRSDTFAHGLVVLPAFAWLVWRARDRVGELQPQPVGWMALAVLVAGLLWLLGGMVSVAAAQHLALFAMLVSAFVGVLGWRLSRVLLFPMLFLFFGVPIGDFMLPTLMHYTAEFTVWALRMSGVPVYQEGLHFIVPNGRWSVVEACSGVRYLIASLFVGALYAYLNYTSLKRRLLFMVVAFVMPILANWVRAYFIVMLGYLSGNKIAVGVDHILYGWVFFGIVIFLMFWIGSRWHEAPTSSAAHTVAGLRPDSGQANWFAALIIALAVAVFPPALKVLDAPIPEFPVTLSAPAPAVGWLAPAPQRFDYRPVYRGARAEAGETYVAEGGLDPVGFHAAWYLGQREGSEMIAWGNGPASSAVHGVSLVRTARTLVFADRPVRENLVSTEQGRVLTWHWYRINGRAVVGDVEAKLRLAFDRLLGLSDESAVVIVSTPVNADEDSARERLKAFLERHGEAIEQAVQAPARQIPQ
- a CDS encoding TIGR03088 family PEP-CTERM/XrtA system glycosyltransferase, whose amino-acid sequence is MNQSFPVSSGDRRPLILHVLFSFDVGGLENGVVNLINHMSAERFRHVVVALANCAPAFCERVRRTDVRFISLHKPPGHGIKLYPRLYRLFRELRPAIVHTRNLAALEFTVPARFAGVPARVHGEHGWDTSDPGGTLRKYQLLRRVYSPFVSRYVALSGQIESYLTDRVGIARSRVERICNGVDTLRFRPAVVRERLPGSPFTDPSAVLVGTVGRLQTVKDQVNLVRAVAIARARGEGGQALRLVIAGDGPQRGEVEAEIRATGIGDITWLAGERSDVPAVMRALDVFALPSRAEGISNTILEAMASGLPVLATEVGGNAELVAAGTTGQLVPAQDPDAMAQALLRYTSDAALRHNHGAAGRRRVEQNFSIDNMVTRYTSLYEQLLRPTGAR
- a CDS encoding XrtA/PEP-CTERM system amidotransferase — its product is MCGIAGLFDTRGKRDFDRALMQRMNDVQHHRGPDEGGYHFEPGVALAHRRLSIIDLATGQQPLFNEDGSVAVVFNGEIYNFQELVPELEALGHVFHTRSDTEVIVHAWEAWGEDCVQRFRGMFAFALHDRNRDTFFMARDRLAVKPMFYALLADGTLAFGSELKVLMQHPDLDRRIDPLGVEEYFALGYVAEPRTIFLGAKKLGPGESLCIRRGQPIPEPRQYWDVRFTLDNHISLEEATAELTDRLRESVRLRMIAEVPLGAFLSGGVDSSAVVATMAGLSSEPVNTCSIAFDDPKFNESEFAQKVADRYKTNHFVETVKSDDFDLIDTLAALYDEPYADSSAIPTYRVCQLARKRVTVALSGDGGDESFGGYRRYRMHLMEEKMRAALPMGVRKPVFGLLGRVYPKADWAPRVFRAKTTFQAMARDATEAYFHSVSILRGDMREKLFSPNFRNELGGYDALEVFRRHAAAANTDDPLALIQYLDLKTYLVGDINTKVDRASMAHSLEVREPLMDHKLVEWLATLPSGLKIQGNEGKYLFKKAMEPFLPSDVLYRPKMGFAVPLARWFRGPLKQRVRDAVLGETLAATGIFNRDYLEHLVEAHQSGARDYSSPLWTLLMFEAFVRNNGSMASMGSDSIDRRVPA